In the Arachis stenosperma cultivar V10309 chromosome 8, arast.V10309.gnm1.PFL2, whole genome shotgun sequence genome, AATCTCAGCTTAGCAATTTTTGCTGGGTAATGAGACTTCAAATTTTTCCTTTGTATATGTGACATAAGAATGAAAATATAACCTTCtttgtaaaattgatttggaAGGTTATTTGGTTTTTCCAGTTATGTCCcatttattctttcttttttttctttttctttttcttttccctcttaAGTCCTTAAGGAACTGTAAACTTCATATTCCTTAATTTAATTATAGTTTCCTCGTTAGGGTGGAATATTTTCAAGGGGGATAATAGTTAGCTGAGAAAAAAGAACTATCTCGGTTCTAACTTCCAAGAGTTATCTTATCTCATGATGTAATTTTCTCTTACCACAATCTTTAATGAAAATTCCAGCTGTTACATCTCCATGTGTTCTTTCTACTTAATTGGTTTTCTTTCTTTGGGGTAAAAAAGAGTGAAGGATACTAATGATTTTCACTAATTTAGCTTGTGTAAAATTTGGCCAATTATGATTATAACTTAGATATTTAGCTTAGATCAAGAGTTGTGGTTATGTGATTTACTCACatatatcttttccaatttttggTCTGTTTTAACTAAGCATTCAGTTGCTTCTGAATTAATTTTACGAATAAAATACATGGTGAATAAAACTATGACAACTATATACTTGGTTAAGGTCATATTTAAAAGTGTTTTTATGATCAAAGCTTACTTGATTTAAAGtgttagaaattttttttgttaacaaaaaattaGGTTCCAGTCTAATAACTGTAATCCAATAAATTACAGAATACAGATATTAGTAGCTGGAAAAAAATGGGCAACATATATAAgtctaaaattattattgttactatcataattaattattcttttcattttatcccccttcccctctctctctcttcctttttctttctttgttgaGTCTTTTATTCCCTTTGAGATGTTTTGCTTTCGACTTAAGGAAGTCACATCCACTAATTAACCATTTAGCCGCAAAGTTATTCTTATTGGCCAATTTTGTCTCTTGTGTTCACATGGTTCAACCATAGGCACTATTAGCAtattaataacattttttaCTTCATTTAACACTTGGTAGAAAATGCAATAATGGCAGCTCTTAGCATATTAAGTGACAGGTGCATATGAACTCCCCCACATGTTAATATTACTCCTTTCTTAAATTAATTCTCTCTTTTTAATTGTGTAcacttttaattataatatattttttttctaattgcaATTCATactaatattctttttttttatgaatatttGAAGCATATAATAACCATGAACTAATTAAtgagttattaaaattaaaaaataatagttaaattgatacaaataaaaaaaagagatatttattatatgagatgaagaaagtaacaaataatatctctatttttatttcACAAACAAAATTTTCCCTTTTTGCCCTTAAATAACTGAAtgaatatttaattattctCCTTGAGTATCTTCAAAGCATTTCTGGTGAGAACTTTGCTCCCTAACATATGTACCATTATTACTGGTATCAGGTATGAAGCAATAACACATGCACCTTTTACctacatatattttataatttaacatgcatataaaaaaaagaaacaacatAGAAGGCTTCTGATTCATGAGTACTtgattaaaatactaaaaaaaatgaaaaatttgtTTTGTTGACAAAAGaattgttataattttttatatttgtgtAATATACTTGAAATGATATTCCTGTCTCTTTAATTAATTATCTGTTAatttttactaaattatttatattatcaaaaaatgaaaaaaaaatagaatttgatttattaaatagacttgtaaaataaaactaactttttttgtatattagataaatatttaattttttataaattattttcttaattaaatatttttgtaaaaatgattttttaagTTAGCTACtcatttgattttttattttttttttctagaaaAGAGGTTGAGCTATAAGGCTCCAACTGCCAGCAGAACCACTATTTATGAGTTGATTAAAGGCTATAGCTTATAAGCTTATGGaacattaaattaattagtatataTACTATGATCTAATCACCcaccaaagaaaaagaaagtgcTACACTTTCTAATCATTTAAGAATATATTTTCATAATCACTGATATGTCACTCCTCATCTAAACTGGTGTAATCAGAAATTGAAACCTTAGCAAAGTGGCTAAAATATCTCTATTTACATCTTCCAACTAACATTtgtctaattattttttaatccaTTTCTGATAATTATAGCAACAGGGTACCTCTGTCTGCAAAAAGCTACTACTGAATCTTCTGATTGGAAAAGGAAGAAAACAGAAATGAGTGGTGATTGatggttaaaaaaaaaacaaaaaaaaaaactcataatCAACTATAAATCAAGTGTTTGACAATAATTATGTGCATTGAATTCATCACTTGTATTACTATTATTGGCCACTTAGAAAAATCCTTCTTGTGTTTTACACAGCACaaaaaataatgtcatcaatAACAGTTCATGCTTTGAAGGGACAAATTCTTAAATTTGTTCACAAAATATCACATGTATAATATAGTGACAGTTATTAATAACAACACCATCATCAAACTAATATTTTAAGATATTCACTAATTTATGTTCTTATCAAGATAGTTTAGTAATAACTAATAAGTAGTGTAtgaagaaaatatatatatatatatatatatatatatatatatatatatatatatatgggtaaaaaaccataataagccaactggctcagaaaattacgtaaatacgccaaagcaaaaatcgatacagcaataagccagatcgtatttttatataattcgaaccaggttggttcgaactctatttgttagtaaatcgaaccaggttggttcgaattatggttttttttttgttagtaattcgaaccagcctggttcgaattagtaatgaaggtaattcgaaccaaggtggttcgaattatagagagagactgtctgcatgtaattcgaaccaggctggttcgaattacaccaaTCATAGTTCGAACCAGGCCGGTTCGAACTATGTGTGAGACTGACTGTATATATATGGTTCCAAACGTGAGTTACTCTCATTAGAGGGAGTAGgatggctagtgaggagagttttgTTGTTTTGGTGCACCACAGAGGATCTGTTAATAGAAAAACTCGTTCCGGAGTAAAGTTCACAGATAAGAATCCTCTATGTATTGTCATAACATCTACGACGAGTTACGATGACCTTGTTAGCGCTGTACTAATGAAGCTTGGTCTGGAGGGTGCGAAGCGGGTAAAGAAGTTTTTCTATCGCATTCCAGTCACGGTGCTACAGAATACGGTGAAGTATGATTGCTTCACGATTAATAATGATGCGGACTTGCAAGTAATGTTTCTCTGTCGGCGGCAGTTTCCGGAGGTGAGGACACCGGAGTTGTTGGCCCGGCTGGTTGATGTTGTATCCAGCTCCGGCGGTTCGAACAGGAATACGAACACTATAGCGAATGCAGCAGGTTCTAGTTCCCGGCCTGCCGTTGCTTCCTCGTCCGTCCCTGTGTACGAACCAGTGGTCCAACATGTCGCCTCCCCATCTTTCGCTGTTGACCTCAATGCCACCGAAGGCGACGAGGTAGTGGAAAGGGAAAATTTGCCGAACGCTTTAGTGGGAGTTGCACCTGTTGGCGTAGGAGACGGTTTTTTGGACGATGAAGACGAGGATGACGTCGAGCCGGATATGATTGACGATGATAGCGCTGATGATATTGGAGCGACTGGGCCTGCATTGGAGGTAGGTGGTTCTAGCTCTGGCACACAGCAGTATCCACCACATTTTTCCTCATTGGACTTGGACGCCATGAGACATGAGGGGGTTTTAGGGCACGCTGTTGGATTTGGAGCTAGAGATGCGGAAGGGAGTACTGGTCTGACAGAGTTCCAGGTTGGTCAGCAATTCCAGGATAAAGATGAGGACCTTTTAAGTGTGAAGACTTACAGCATCCGGCGAGGGGTACAGTACAAGGTGGTGGAGTCCGATCACCGCCGGTATGTGGGCAAGTGTTCCGAGTTTGGGAATGGGTGCACATGGTTGATTCGACTGAGTCTCCGGAAGCGCAAGGGCATCTGGGAGGTCAAACGGTACAATGGACCTCACACTTGCCTGGCCACATCCATCTCTAGTGACCACAGGAGTTTGGATTATCATGTGATTTCGGCTTTCATTATGCCAATGGTTAGGGCCGATGCATCCGTGAGCATCAAGGTGCTCCTGAACGCCACGGCAGCGCACTTTGGTTTTAGGCCGACTTACCGGAGGGTTTGGATGGCGAAGCAGAAATCTATTGCCCTCATATACGGTGACTGGGATGAGTCCTACAACGACCTGCCTAGGTGGGTCTTGGGTGTCCAGCTGACGATGCCTGGGAGTGTTGTGGTCCTGAAGACGAGCCCGGTTCGAGTTGGAGGACAGGTGGACGAATCTCAAGCGTACTTCCACAGACTTTTCTGGACTTTCCCGCCCTGCATCGAGGCATTCCGTCATTGCAAGCCGCTAATCAGCATTGACGGCACACATTTGTATGGGAAGTATGGGGGAACGTTGCTCATCGCGATTGCACAGGATGCGAACTCCAACATTCTACCTGTGGCATTCGCACTAGTAGAGGGTGAGAATGCGGAATCCTGGACATTCTTTCTCTCACACCTTCGACAGCACGTGACCCCGCAGCCCGGTCTGCTGGTTATATCGGACAGGCACAACGGCATCAAGGCTGCGCTTGAGGCCCCTGACGGCGGTTGGCTACCGCCATCTGCGTACCGTGCATTCTGCATACGACACGTAGCGGCTAATTTTGCCCTAACCTTCAAGGGCAAAGACGCTAGGAGGCTACTAGTGAACGCGGCGTATGCGAAGACCGAGATTGAATTTGATTACTGGTTTGATATCCTGCGATCTGAAGATCCGGCGATGTGTGAGTGGGTGAACCGGATTGATTACTCGTTGTGGACTCAGCATCGTGATGAGGGGCGGAGATTCGGTCACATGACGACGAACATCTCCGAGTGTGTGAACTCTATCCTGAAGGGGGTCAGAAATCTCCCTGTAGCATCCCTGGTGAAGGCAACATATTGTAGGCTTGCGGAACTGTTTGTTCGCAAGGGGAGAGAGGCTGAGGCCCAGATGGGAACAGGACAACAATTCAGTTAGCATTTGGTGAAGTGTATTGAGGCCAACATGAAGACGGCCAGGTGCTTCACGGTGACGCTGTATGACCGGGATAACTCCGAGTTCACTGTAGCAGAGACTACTCCGACTGGTTCTTTCTCCTTGGGTACTTACAGAGTATCACTTGCCTCTCGGACATGTGACTGCGGGTACTTCCAGGCTCTTCATTTCCCGTGTCAGCACGCACTTGCGTGCTGTGCATACTCACGGGTCACCTGGACCTCTTACGTTCACAGCGTCTATCAGATTAGCTCGGTCTTCAATGTGTATCGGATGGGATTCACACCTCCCATCCCGGAGGGCTTCTGGCCACCTTACGACGGGCCCACGGTGATTCCAGACCCTGCCATGAGGCATGCCAGAGAGGGTCGTCCTAGATCCACTAGGATACGGACGAATATGGACGAGGCGGATCCGAATCGGTCAAAGAGGTGCGGCCTATGTCGCCAACCCGGACACACGCGACGTAGTTGCCCACAGGTTGGAGGCTCGTCTCAGACAGGACACCGTTAGTATGCATGTTGTTAGTGTTAGCATTATCTACATTAGTGCGCATCTTGCTAGTCTTAGAGTTATTTAGATTATATCccatgttgttagtgtcagtattATTTACATTAGTGCACATGACTTTTAGTTTGATTGTTGCGAGTAGTTATGAATATGGcttttttaattatgtattttttttctttaaagttcAATCATGTATGATCCTGGTTTGTACTTTTTTTGTTATGTTATAGtctgtttatctatgttttttttttaatttgtgttctGGGACATTCATTTTGTATGATCAATGAATCTTGAAACAGTTTAGcgtttattttctcttattgaaCTGTGTCCGGGTTGGCGACATAGGCCGCATCTCTTTGGCTGATTCGGATATGCCTCGTCCATAGATACACAGCTTAGTCAGTCTCACACATAGTTCGAACCGGCCTGGTTCGAACTATGAttggtgtaattcgaaccagcctggttcgaattacatgcagacagtctctctctataattcgaacctccttggttcgaattaccttcattactaattcgaaccaggctggttcgaattactaacaaaaaaaaaaccataattcgaaccaacctggttcgatttactaacaaatagagttcgaaccaacctggttcgaattatataaaaatacgatCTGGCTTATTGCTGTAACGATTTTTGTtttggcgtatttacgtaattttctgagccagttggcttattatggttttttaccctaTATATATTAGTTTTTCATAGTAGATAAAACATTGTTGATCATATTTGATCATAAGACAAAAATATTTTGCTTAATTTTGTTTCTGTTTAATTGTTTaaatagatttttatattatattatttattttaaaataaaaacaaataaacaattTCTTAaatctaaatcaagcaacctgATCTGGTCACTATAATTTGGctaaagtaaataaaattataaatcaaaatCTGGTTAAAACTAAAGTATACGTGTTTACTCTCTTAACGGACTTATTctataaaatcaaataactaTGTGTCAACCCAAATCGGCACACGAATTTATTCGCAAATCTCTTTAAACAAGATCACTAAAACACAGTTACGAGATAATTAGCTAAAGCTCTACAAAGCAATTTTGAAAATACTTATAATCGTCCTAACACAACAACTTTATAAATATAAGTGATTCACTAGGTCACAGATGTGTTATTCATTTTGAATaactttatatttatcttttatttttactaacTTAAGCGTTAAAGTACATTTGCAGATTTTCACCGCGTTTTTTGAGAAAATCGACGTATCATCCTTCTTGTCCAACATCAAGAAAACGAACTATATCTCAGAGTCGGCCATTCACACAAGAGCACAaccaaataaaatttatcttcTTCTATTAAATATctttatatttctattataaaaaaaattattaaatataaattataatattttcttttattaactaTATACAAACACAATACACGTAATAATAAGCAAATTAAAGGAGTGATATTTTGATGTACTATATATGAGGAAACACTAGAATTGAATGAATGAGTGTATACATATGTAGCAGCAAATTAAACCCCTTATTTTTCCACCGACAGTAGTGAGTAGTGAGTTAGCATAAACCTTAAGAAACGCATCTTTGCACTTAAATTAAATACGCCACATTATTACACATAATGTAGTGTGAAATTCAAAACTTTCCTTGGAAGCAGCATATATACGgaaatatttgataataaaaaaaataataaaataatataaaatattttatacaattatataattataattatttattttatgattattcaaacagtaaatataaaaaatagttatttttgttaatgtgTTATTATATGATTGAATGTACGTGTAAAATAGTTTTATATTGACAGCATAtcaaaattaaagtttaaaaaattattattaaaaaattgtcaaaacttaattttttttaattttatttaatgtatctataataaataaataccaAATAAAACAAATGTAAACTGATTACACTACCGAGATATATTTGTCAATTTCTATCatcacttttattttttcttttgaagaGTAGTAGCTAGTGAGACACTCTTCCCTCTGAAGTGAAGCTTCTCAGAATGAATGAATGAGAGAGATTGAAACACTGAGATATTATTAAGATATGTGAATACAGGTTTTCTATTTCTATGTCAGAATCTCTGATGTTATTATTGGAGGATGTTTCTATGTGTAAAATGTCTTTTTGTAAAGATACTTattgtattattatttaatgtattaataaattaattattttttaattttttaacaaactaaaataaaatcgatttttttataacaataacaataaatctAATTGTTATTAGATCTGGTCGAACTGACTAATTTACATAAACCAATGGattatgatttatttttgtttttttaaaaaacgaAATCAgggatatatttatttttttatcaaaaaatttaaatataattcgGTTTAGATTGTGTAAATCGATCGGATTAAATCGagtctaataattataatgcaaataattaaatttattattgttgctataataaaccgtttttattctaatttattaaaaaataaattattaactgGTTTAATATATTATACATCATTCAATTTAATTAGCAACCGGTAGCTTATGAATTTAGCTTCTAAATTTTACTTATTAAGAGCTATCATTTAACtcaaaattatatcaaattcaTGTATCCAAATATTGATAAAATATAccaattttaataaatttaaattgattgagtggttaatttatttatctacttAAACATGTGATGAGAATTCAAATCACATCTTGTGTACGTAATAACTTATTAaccaataaaaattttttaccaaaaaaattACCAATTTTAGTAATTTGATTGATTATTAAGTTATTTAGCAATATAACCATCCAAGACATTATTGACTTTTGGTATTGAACGTGTGACACTGTACACATGATGAGCATGCACATGTTTcctctaatttaaaaaaaaaaagaaagataaatttaTTGCTCCAATCCCTTCAATTTGAATCTAATTAATTTGCATAATATAAATATTCTCTTTTATGAATCGTACATATTGTAACAACAAAGGGGATCTAATCTATGAGTAAAAAGGAGAACGATAAAATATAGAATAGGTACAGCTAACCATTGTGCTAAGTTGCCGGCAAAAGGGGCACAAATTCagtattaaatttaatttatactaATCAAATACTTAATTAATAATAAGTTGCAGTTGTAATTACTTCTTAGGATAACATAAAGACATTTTGTGTTACGGTTAATGCAATGAACTTTGCCGGCGGCTTAtaatcattttattattatttttatgaagGCTTCGAAATTTATAAACaattgtattatatataatgtttaaaaaatattctatgtacattaaaaattaactattaaaattttaattattatatatttatgtatattatatatataaattaatttaatatattttttaaaataaataattaaatctattATAAATATTCAAGTTCATTTACAGTAATATCGTATAATTCAGATATCAAATATGATTTTTATATAcgataattaattaagaaagtCATTCACATAAagatgtttaaaatattttttttaagttggtttttagtaattaaaatttatagttaTGCTACATATACAAATCTTTTGGTTTATAAGTCTTACAAGTTGGGCCAAACTCAACAGAAACTACGTTCACCCACTCGAGCGTGTTAACACGTACGTTACTGAAACGTTTCTAAAGCACGTTCACTCACCATTATGAACgatctttcttcttcttcctcgatCAAAATCACAACTGCCGTTTTTTCTTCGCGTTCctcctccttctctttttgcttcttctcctttttctttgcGTTTCTCCTATTTTTTTTCGCGTGTTTCATTTTCATCGTCATTTttctattattgttgttgttgctgcatttttttccctccttctctttctattgattttgtaaaattatgtatttttttcttctttgtttgattttttcctcTCAACaagaattatgcagaacttatcagtacacatacaccaaaaattcttaaataatacacccaaatttgctgcaaatgcagaaaaatatttcctctaatattgcattttttcttcttcttcttttttcttatttctttctttcttttagttgaatgaatgtaagttcatcatcttccaagtaattttgtaccattatgtgtttcttctttttcttctttatttgattttttttgtttttattcttattaaaagagtaaaacaagaagaaacttgagaagataaaacaagaaaaaaagacgaataataaaaagaaagatgatgatgaaaaagaagaagaagaagtagcagaagatgaggaggagggagaagaagagttttgaattatgtaaaaattttcaatacgcatacaccaaaaattcttaaagaatacacccaaatatcttcctGTTATACCCAAATTCGCTGCAAAttcagaaaaatattttttaatgcaAAACTCATACATTACATTCAACTCAAACCATCAACGATAAAATATTATTCACCTACAGAATCATAAACTACCAACAAAAACATTAACTGGAATTAAACCACACCTCAAGAACTTTATTGGATTCAAATCCAAAATTCACTTTGCTCTGGTTCAGCTGCTGACAATCTGAAGTTGAATcattcattatcttcaaaacgatttcagaacttgatttcaaaataattttagatcTGAGCTTGAtttcaaaacgatttcagagTTTGATTTCAGAAACAATAGAAATCgagaaaaaatgaagaaagagcACGTACAGAGAAACACACAAAAATGTCGAAATAGCACGCAGAGAGAAACACACGAAAGAGATCGCAGAGAGAAGACacaaaacgaaaaaaaaaaattcataaaaggaaaagaaaaattgccGGCACTATATATGGGGGGTTTGCCATCCTGGCTATAGTATTAATTAGTATGGATTATTATTAGAGATATCATAGTGAAAAAACTAAGCAAATGACTGAACTAAGATCCAATATTCCAATGCACCCTTGTCATAAACACAACTATGCAAATCACAAGCCACAAAACTAGACAGCTTGTacctaattaattattatttatatctGCCCTGGGTGCATTAAGTGATGATTAATTATgcctaattaaataaattaatttttaggcTATCTATTTTAACCATATATACTCAAATTGTTGCCCCTACTTTTGTATGCATTTAtgtaactttatcttttggATTGGTGTGTAACATTCACATACTAAGAAATATAGTTTACTAGTCATGTCatgtaatttaatttgtacCAAGTCAAactttcaaaaacaaataataataataataataaggacCACATTATATTAGTATATTTACTAAATTGTGGTTGTGACAcgatattttaattaattaacttgcTTTAATTTTCCTTGTAATGAATATTTGAATCTTATAGCTTTCAAATAGACATATATATCGAATTCGttcattaaataataa is a window encoding:
- the LOC130946243 gene encoding uncharacterized protein LOC130946243 — its product is MASEESFVVLVHHRGSVNRKTRSGVKFTDKNPLCIVITSTTSYDDLVSAVLMKLGLEGAKRVKKFFYRIPVTVLQNTVKYDCFTINNDADLQVMFLCRRQFPEVRTPELLARLVDVVSSSGGSNRNTNTIANAAGSSSRPAVASSSVPVYEPVVQHVASPSFAVDLNATEGDEVVERENLPNALVGVAPVGVGDGFLDDEDEDDVEPDMIDDDSADDIGATGPALEVGGSSSGTQQYPPHFSSLDLDAMRHEGVLGHAVGFGARDAEGSTGLTEFQVGQQFQDKDEDLLSVKTYSIRRGVQYKVVESDHRRYVGKCSEFGNGCTWLIRLSLRKRKGIWEVKRYNGPHTCLATSISSDHRSLDYHVISAFIMPMVRADASVSIKVLLNATAAHFGFRPTYRRVWMAKQKSIALIYGDWDESYNDLPRWVLGVQLTMPGSVVVLKTSPVRVGGQVDESQAYFHRLFWTFPPCIEAFRHCKPLISIDGTHLYGKYGGTLLIAIAQDANSNILPVAFALVEGENAESWTFFLSHLRQHVTPQPGLLVISDRHNGIKAALEAPDGGWLPPSAYRAFCIRHVAANFALTFKGKDARRLLVNAAYAKTEIEFDYWFDILRSEDPAMCEWVNRIDYSLWTQHRDEGRRFGHMTTNISECVNSILKGVRNLPVASLVKATYCRLAELFVRKGREAEAQMGTGQQFS
- the LOC130946245 gene encoding uncharacterized protein LOC130946245, whose translation is MKTARCFTVTLYDRDNSEFTVAETTPTGSFSLGTYRVSLASRTCDCGYFQALHFPCQHALACCAYSRVTWTSYVHSVYQISSVFNVYRMGFTPPIPEGFWPPYDGPTVIPDPAMRHAREGRPRSTRIRTNMDEADPNRSKRCGLCRQPGHTRRSCPQVGGSSQTGHR